Below is a window of Corynebacterium kalinowskii DNA.
GCGGCCGTAGACTTCGAGCCGCAGCGCATCGGTACTGTTGGCCGCCCGGTCGGCGGCATGGCCGCACGCATTAACGACGACGGTGAGATTCTGCTGAAGGGCAACATGCTCTGCAAGGGGTACTGGAATAACCCAGAAGCTACTGCAGATGCCATTCAGGACGGCTGGTTTAACACCGGCGACCTCGGCGAGATTACCGAAGATGGATACCTCATCATTTCGGGCCGCAAGAAGGACCTCATCGTCACCGCCGGTGGCAAGAATGTCTCTCCTGGCCCAATGGAAGACTTGCTGCGTTCCCACCCAATGATCAGCCAGGCGCTAGTTGTGGGTGACGGTAAACCGTTCATCGGCGCGTTGATCACTCTGGACGAGGATGCATTCCGGCGCTGGAAGCTCGTGCACAACCTGCCGGAAAAGGCCACGATCACGGAGCTTGCCTTGAACCCACAGCTGCGGGCCGATATTCAGGACGCGGTTAACCATGCCAATGACACCGTGTCTCACACGGAGGCTATCAAGAAGTTCTACATCCTCGACCGCGACCTGAGCGAGGAAGCGGACGAGCTGACGCCGACGATGAAGGTCAAGCGCAACGTGGTCACCCGGCGATTTGCCAAGGAAATCGCACACATTTATACGCGTTAAGCGAATCTTCGGCGGGGCACACCGTTTTTGCTCGCGAGAGTGTCTATCGTTGGCTTCGACATATTCACGATGATCAAAAGGAGCTTAGAACGTGCACGTAGTTGACGCTAAGTTGCGCCATCGTGAATTGACCCAGGAAGTCTACGATATCGGCGATGAGGTAGTCGAATACATCGAGCATCTCATGGAAGCAATCGCAGATTGGGACGTTGAACTCGTCGAAGACTGCTTTGCCGAATTCACGGAAATCGTTGAGGACGCTCGCAATGACTCTCGTCGCGTCGTTGCCGAACTCGCCGGCCTGCGCCAGGCCCTCACTTCGGGGCTGCGCTCCGGTACCGTGAGTGTTCGCGCGAAGCGCGAGTCCGATGCCCAGGCACCGGAAGCATTGTCTGTGTCCGAGCTCATCGCAGCTTTCCCGTTGGAAGCTCCGGCGCTCATTCGTGATATGACAACAGCGATGAACGCGCGCAGCCAGGCAGTCCTCGCCCGGCTTGAGCAGGTCAATGAGTGGATCCTGAACCAGACCGCCGTCGTCGCTGATGATCTCGATTCCCTCAGCCTGCCCGTGGTGTTCTCTCGCACCCAGCGCATCGTCGACACCACCATCGAGGCATGGCAGGATGCCGTCGCTGCGCAGCACCCGGAGTACACCCGCACCATGTGGGGGTCGAACCCACCGAAGTTCCTGCTCGAGCGCGCGCGTATCGACGCCATCGTCGCCAAAGTCGCAGCAAAGCGAGCTAAGGGTCGAGCTTCGTGACCTTCGGGCTCTATCTGCATGTCCCGTTTTGCGCCTCTCGCTGCGGTTATTGCGACTTCAACACCTACACTCCCGGCGAACTCGGCATGGGGCCGGAGGCATACCAGGACGCCATTGAAGTAGAACTTGCCCTGGCCGCCGAGCACGGCAGGACAGTGGACAGCATTTTCGTCGGTGGCGGCACCCCGTCCATGCTGGGCAGTGCGGGACTCGCACGCCTGCTCAAAGCAGTCCGGGATAACTTCGAGCTCAGCCCACATGCGGAAATCACCACCGAATCCAATCCCGAAAGCACGAGCGCACAGTTCTTTGCGGAACTAAAAGAGGCCGGGTTCACCCGCATTTCCTTAGGCATGCAGAGCGCAGCGCCACACGTGCTGCAGATCCTGGAGCGTAAGCACACCCCGGGGCGCGCTGTGGCGGCGGCACGGGAGGCTCGCGCTGCTGGCTTCGAGCACGTGAACCTCGACATGATCTACGGCACCCCGACCGAAACCGACGATGACGTGCGCCGCACTGTGGAAGCCATTCTCTCGGCGGATGTCGACCACGTCTCTGCCTACTCGCTCATCGTGGAAGACGGCACCGCGATGGCTCGCAAAGTACGCAAGGGTGAGCTGCCCGCACCAGACGAAGACGTGCTCGCCGACCGCTATGCCATCATCGATGGCATGCTCGACGGATTCGACTGGTACGAGGTATCCAACTGGGCAAAGCCTGGCGGCGAATGCCAGCACAACCTGGGGTACTGGCGCGACGGCGACTGGTGGGGCGCTGGCCCCGGGGCGCATTCCCACATCAGCGGCACCCGATTCTTCAACGTTAAGCACCCGCGGCGCTATAACGAACTCCTGAGCAAGGGCGAGCTGCCTATCCAGGAACGCGAAGTGCTTACCGAAGCGGACAAGCACACCGAGCGCGTCATGCTGGGACTCCGGCTCAAGGAGGGGATCCCGGCAGAGTGGGTGAACGCGCCGATGGCCGTCGAGAAGCACGTGCGCGCGGGTCTGCTCACCGCGGGGGAGCGGCTCGCGGTGACCGACAAGGGGCGCCTGCTTGCCGACGGCATCATCGCCGACCTCCTGGTTGAGGAAGGCTAAACTAGTCGGCATGGCTCCCTCAACGAAAGCACGAAGGCAACAAGTTCTCAATGCCATCGTTGCGGATTACATCGCATCTCAAGAGCCTGTCGGGTCTAAGGCCCTCGTCGAGCGGCATCGCCTGCAGGTCTCGTCGGCGACGATTCGTAACGACATGGCCGCCTTGGAATCCGAAGGGCTCATTGCGCAACAACACGCCAGCTCCGGGCGCATCCCGACGGAGAAGGGCTACCGGATGTTCGTGGACTCGATTCACGACATCAAGCCGCTGTCGAGCCCCGAGCGTAAGGCGATTTTGAGCTTCCTGGAAGGTGGCGTGGACCTGGAAGACGTGCTGCGACGTTCCGTGCAGCTGTTGGCGCAGCTGACGCGCCAAGCTGCGGTGATCCAGCTGCCGAGCCTGCAGACCTCGAAGGTGAAACACTGCGAGGTCGTGGCTTTGTCTCCTACGCGGTTGCTGCTCGTGATGATCACGGACCTCGGCCGAGTCGAGCAACGCAATGTCGAGCTCATGCGCCCCATTGAGGACGTTTCCACGTTGCGTGCCCTGCTCAACACCGCGCTGGCGGATAAGACAATGGCTGATGCGAGCGTGGCGCTGGCAGACCTCGTGGAGCACACCCCGGGCGAGCTGAAGGATGAGATGCTGCGCTGCGCCACGGTGCTGATCGAGACCCTAGTGGAGGCGCCGTCCGATCGCTTGATCCTCGCAGGTACCTCCAACTTGTCGCGGATTTCTCCACTTAGCACCTCCGTATTGGAAGCGCTAGAGGAACAGGTAGTAGTTTTGAAACTGCTATCGCATGTGCAAGAAGGCGAAGTGAACGTCAGTATCGGTGCCGAGCACCAGGATCACGGGCTGCACTCCGCGTCGATTGTGTCCACCGGATACGGTGACGAGGATGCCACGTTCGGAGCCTTGGGTGTGGTGGGGCCGACCTATATGGACTACACCGGAACTATTTCGAAGGTGTCAGCCGTTGCACAGTATGTCAGCAGAGTGCTTAAGAGTTAATGGAAAGGGTTTTGTGAATGGCGCGCGACTATTACGGCATTCTTGGAGTCGAAAAAGGGGCAACTGACCAGGAAATCAAGAAGGCCTACCGTCGGCTCGCTCGCAAGTACCACCCGGATGTCAACGACACCGAAGAGGCTGCCGAGAAGTTCCGCGAGATTTCCCTTGCTAATGAAGTCCTGACCGACCCGGAGAAGCGCCGGATCGTGGACATGGGCGGCGACCCTATGGAAGGCCCAACTTCTGCTGGACCTGCCGGCGGCTTCGGCGACATCTTCGAGGCCTTCTTCGGAGGCGGCGGCCAGCGCGGACCACGTTCCCGCGTGCAGCCAGGCGCCGACGCACTCCTCCGCACCCGCATTTCTCTCGAAGAGGCCTACTTGGGCGCGAAGAAAGAAATCACGGTGGACACCGCCATCGTGTGCGACTCGTGTACCGGTACCGGCAGCAAGTCCAAGGACAAGCCCGTCACCTGTGGCTACTGCCACGGTCAGGGCTCGGTCCAGGAAGTGCAGCGTTCCTTCCTCGGCAACGTCATGACCACCCGCCCGTGCCACGTGTGCCACGGCACCGGTGAAGTTATCACCGATCCATGTGAAAAGTGCTCCGGCGACGGTCGCGTCAAGGCACGCAAGGACCTCACGGTCAACATCCCTGCGGGTATTGCCGACGGCATGCGCATTCGCATGGCCGGTCGCGGCGAAGTTGGCCCAGGTGGCGGACCAGCAGGCGACCTGTACGTCGAGATCTCCGTCTCCCCGCACCCAATGTTCATTCGCGAAGGTGACAACCTGCACGTCACCGCCAAGGTGCCAATGCTCGACGCAGCCCTCGGCACCGAGCTGTCCCTCGACAGCCTCGACGGCAAGCCACTGACCATCACGGTGCCTGCGGGTTCCCAGCCAGGACAGCAACTGCGCGTCACCGGCGCTGGCATGCCGATCCTGCGCGCCGAAGCTACCCACGGTGACCTCATCGCCCACGTGGACGTCCAGATCCCGACCAACCTGGATAGCCACACCCGCGAGACCCTGGAAAAGCTGCGCGATCACCGCAGTGATTCCTCCGAGATCCACAGCGAAGATGAGGACGACTCTGTCTTCGGCCGATTGAAGAACCGCTTCCGCCGATGAGTCTGCCCACCTTCGTCTACGATCTGGACACCGTCCTCGCAGGAGGTCGCCCCGAGCTGCCTGCGGATTCTGGTGTCCTTGACGGGGCCGAAGGTAAGCACGCCGCCACCGTCAAGCGGATCGAGGTCGGGGAGCGCATGCTGCTTATCGACGGCCACGGCTCCGGAATCGAA
It encodes the following:
- the dnaJ gene encoding molecular chaperone DnaJ, giving the protein MARDYYGILGVEKGATDQEIKKAYRRLARKYHPDVNDTEEAAEKFREISLANEVLTDPEKRRIVDMGGDPMEGPTSAGPAGGFGDIFEAFFGGGGQRGPRSRVQPGADALLRTRISLEEAYLGAKKEITVDTAIVCDSCTGTGSKSKDKPVTCGYCHGQGSVQEVQRSFLGNVMTTRPCHVCHGTGEVITDPCEKCSGDGRVKARKDLTVNIPAGIADGMRIRMAGRGEVGPGGGPAGDLYVEISVSPHPMFIREGDNLHVTAKVPMLDAALGTELSLDSLDGKPLTITVPAGSQPGQQLRVTGAGMPILRAEATHGDLIAHVDVQIPTNLDSHTRETLEKLRDHRSDSSEIHSEDEDDSVFGRLKNRFRR
- the hemW gene encoding radical SAM family heme chaperone HemW, yielding MTFGLYLHVPFCASRCGYCDFNTYTPGELGMGPEAYQDAIEVELALAAEHGRTVDSIFVGGGTPSMLGSAGLARLLKAVRDNFELSPHAEITTESNPESTSAQFFAELKEAGFTRISLGMQSAAPHVLQILERKHTPGRAVAAAREARAAGFEHVNLDMIYGTPTETDDDVRRTVEAILSADVDHVSAYSLIVEDGTAMARKVRKGELPAPDEDVLADRYAIIDGMLDGFDWYEVSNWAKPGGECQHNLGYWRDGDWWGAGPGAHSHISGTRFFNVKHPRRYNELLSKGELPIQEREVLTEADKHTERVMLGLRLKEGIPAEWVNAPMAVEKHVRAGLLTAGERLAVTDKGRLLADGIIADLLVEEG
- the hrcA gene encoding heat-inducible transcriptional repressor HrcA; the protein is MAPSTKARRQQVLNAIVADYIASQEPVGSKALVERHRLQVSSATIRNDMAALESEGLIAQQHASSGRIPTEKGYRMFVDSIHDIKPLSSPERKAILSFLEGGVDLEDVLRRSVQLLAQLTRQAAVIQLPSLQTSKVKHCEVVALSPTRLLLVMITDLGRVEQRNVELMRPIEDVSTLRALLNTALADKTMADASVALADLVEHTPGELKDEMLRCATVLIETLVEAPSDRLILAGTSNLSRISPLSTSVLEALEEQVVVLKLLSHVQEGEVNVSIGAEHQDHGLHSASIVSTGYGDEDATFGALGVVGPTYMDYTGTISKVSAVAQYVSRVLKS